The Hemiscyllium ocellatum isolate sHemOce1 unplaced genomic scaffold, sHemOce1.pat.X.cur. scaffold_2738_pat_ctg1, whole genome shotgun sequence genome has a segment encoding these proteins:
- the LOC132812467 gene encoding zinc finger protein 664-like: NNYTAWKEEFTAGSGSILRPWRNLTKPTSWRDRGKGFRFPSSLEIHRRSHTGQRPFTCPVCGEAFRYFSSLLRHQRIHTGERPFSCPECRKAFSDSSALRSHQRVHTGERPIPCPKCGKAFTSSSQLRRHQRVHVPSQGD; the protein is encoded by the coding sequence AATAACTAtacggcctggaaagaggaattcacagcAGGGAGTGGCTCCATacttcggccatggagaaacctgacAAAACCCACCTCTTGGAGAGAccgtgggaaaggcttccgtttccCATCTtccctggagattcatcggcgtAGTCACACTGGgcagaggccgttcacctgcccaGTCTGTGGGGAGGCCTTCAGATATTTCTCctctctgctgaggcaccagcggatccacacgggggagaggccattcagctgccccgagtgcaggaaggccttcagcgattcctccgccctgcggagccaccagcgggtccacacaggggagaggcccattccctgccccaagtgtgggaaggccttcaccagCTCCTCCCAACTCcggaggcaccagcgagttcacgtaccatcgcagggggattga